Proteins encoded in a region of the Zea mays cultivar B73 chromosome 4, Zm-B73-REFERENCE-NAM-5.0, whole genome shotgun sequence genome:
- the LOC103655639 gene encoding cinnamoyl-CoA reductase-like SNL6 translates to MERVVFTSSVTAVIWSGAGAGAHRVEVADERSWSDLAFCRKFKLWHALAKTLSEKTAWALAMDRGVDMVAINAGLLLAAPEPGLGLTAAHPYLKGAPDMYDGGVLATVDVGFLADAHVAAYESPTVYGRYLCFSNAVCRPEDAVKLAQMLSPAPPRSSPPSDELKVIPQRIQGKKLNKLMLEFASGVYTIQGDGLGRNSLPHR, encoded by the exons ATGGAGCGGGTCGTCTTCACCTCCTCCGTTACCGCCGTCATCTggagcggcgccggcgccggcgcccacAGGGTGGAGGTCGCCGACGAGAGGAGCTGGAGCGACCTCGCCTTCTGCAGGAAGTTCAAG CTGTGGCACGCCCTGGCCAAGACGCTGTCGGAGAAGACGGCGTGGGCGCTGGCCATGGACCGGGGCGTCGACATGGTGGCCATCAACGCCGGCCTATTGCTGGCCGCCCCCGAGCCCGGGCTTGGGCTCACCGCCGCGCACCCCTACCTCAAGGGCGCCCCCGACATGTACGACGGCGGCGTCCTCGCCACCGTCGACGTCGGCTTCCTGGCCGACGCGCACGTCGCCGCCTACGAGTCCCCCACCGTCTACGGCCGCTACCTCTGCTTCAGCAACGCCGTCTGCCGCCCCGAGGACGCCGTCAAGCTCGCCCAGATGCTCTCGCCGGCGCCGCCACGCTCGTCGCCACCAAG CGACGAACTGAAGGTGATACCACAGAGGATCCAGGGCAAGAAGCTGAACAAGCTCATGCTGGAGTTCGCCAGCGGGGTATACACTATACAGGGAGATGGACTAGGAAGGAACTCCCTCCCCCACAGATGA
- the LOC100274277 gene encoding uncharacterized LOC100274277, which translates to MPCLLFLLAPPPRPCLADSVSRSPLPNKYRFFLPQTRRRPSPRLGDGVRMAEMTRVWSGGEPLEVGVSMESDPIVGGEAPSRSRWEASRWAPVEAALNRMSKWLVAGCFAFAAIWKRDAEIMWVLLGAVGNSLLSLVLKKMLNHERPAPALRSDPGMPSSHAQSIFYAATVLALSLYYWLGTNYLTMILGPATLSLAAYLSWLRVSRGLHTLNQVMVGAVVGSAVGALWFVLWHWLVQEAFASSVLVRVAVILGSSAFCVSFVVYMIRHWLKDE; encoded by the exons ATGCCCTGCCTATTGTTTCTTCTAGCTCCACCGCCTCGCCCCTGTCTAGCTGACTCGGTGAGTCGGTCACCGCTCCCCAACAAATATCGGTTCTTCCTGCCCCAGACCCGTAGGCGGCCAAGTCCGCGGCTTGGCGACGGCGTGCGAATGGCGGAGATGACCAGGGTTTGGAGCGGCGGGGAACCGCTCGAGGTTGGGGTTTCCATGGAGAGTGACCCGATTGTCGGAGGGGAGGCGCCTTCTCGCTCGAGGTGGGAAGCGAGCCGGTGGGCGCCCGTGGAGGCTGCGCTGAATCGGATG AGTAAATGGCTGGTGGCTGGTTGTTTTGCTTTTGCAGCTATTTGGAAGCGTGATGCTGAAATCATGTGGGTTTTGCTGGGTGCGGTTGGCAACTCTCTGCTTTCGTTGGTTCTCAAGAAGATGCTAAACCATGAAAGACCTGCACCAGCTTTGCGGTCTGATCCTGGGATGCCATCGTCCCATGCACAATCCATATTCTATGCTGCGACCGTCCTAGCTCTTTCAT TGTACTACTGGCTTGGGACAAATTATCTGACCATGATTCTTGGGCCTGCAACTCTGTCGTTGGCTGCCTATCTG TCTTGGCTACGTGTGTCTCGGGGCCTTCATACACTAAACCAGGTCATGGTGGGAGCTGTTGTAGGATCTGCCGTCGGTGCTCTTTGGTTTGTGCTCTGGCATTGGCTTGTGCAGGAGGCCTTTGCTTCTTCTGTGCTTGTCAGAGTTGCTGTCATCCTTGGATCATCAGCATTTTGTGTTAGCTTTGTCGTCTACATGATTCGTCACTGGCTCAAGGATGAGTAA